The sequence below is a genomic window from Desulfobulbus oligotrophicus.
ATATCGGGGGTAATGGCGCAAATACTGGCTAATTACAGAAATACATTATGGGGGGCGCACACAACCGTAAGCGGTGATATGGCTGCTGTATCTTCTGTCGGACTGATCAGTCAAGTTTTGCTGGGTGGAGGATGGACAGCCAACGCCGTTAAAATGTACAATAACTACCCGGTAGACACTATCGCCTCGGCAGCGGAGAGGGGAATTCTGTTTAAACAGCCAATGGCATATAGTGGTGGAATTTTACCAGTGCCGTTGCTCCTATATAGGGTTACCTCCGCATCACCAGTATTGCTGCAGCCCATAGGCTATGCACCTGGAGTTTTGTATGCATATGGTGGTGATGTTTACCGGGAGTTCGATGTTACCATTATTAATGGGACAAGGTGGTTGTGGGTTTGCCAAGAGTATAATGATGGTAGTGTACCACCAAATATGCTTGTACAAATACCGGCATTAGGAGGTTGACATGGGACTTGTCGCAGCAGCATCGGGCATACAAACGGCCCAGGTTGGCTCTGAGCATGTGCTGGCCACCAACACCACCACCGGAATTTTTGTCTTGGTAGTGGACACCAACGACATGGCAGTCGGCGACAGCCTGACCCTGCGCATCAAGACCATGGCCATCGGCGGCGGAGACACCCGTTTGGCGTATACTCTGAACTATGCCGACCTGCAGGGTGAGCCGGTAAAGTATTCGGTGCCAGTGCCGAGTAATAACAGTATCACCTGCACCCTGGAGCAGACCGCAGGCACAGCCCGTACCTTCCCCTGGAGTTTGTTGCGGGCCTGACATGAATCTGCTCAAACATTCTCTGCTTTTGACCCATGGCACCGTCTATGGGCGGATTGATCCGTTACCCTGGTTTGACCTGTCCCCCAAGTCTACCAATATAGATCAGTGGCATAATCCGGCCTATGATTGGAAAGTCGGCCTGTTCGAGCAACGAGCCATGGCCGCCACCGTAACCGGACCAATGACTGACAACTCACCAATAGATTTTATCCACTGGACGGTAGCGGGTGCGGTTGACATGTCCGCCATGACCCAGTGGCAAGGCTGCCTCAAGCTACTGAGGCATATCTGATGGCTGATATCGGCACACTAAACCCATTATCCCTGGTACCTCTCGCTGGCCTGTCTGCACGCTCCACCAACCATGCGGCGCAGTGTTACATCATCGATGAGGCTGCCGTGCGCGATGTCGGGTATGTCACCAAGGACAAGAGGGTTGTCGTCTGGCTGTGGAACGGCTCCGCCACCGACGCAAACCTGACCAGGATCAACGGCAACGGCGAACAGGCGGACGGCATCGGGTGGGACGCCACCCCTCCCGACCTGCTCATACAGGGGACATCGCAACGGATTGTCATCACCGTAACCATCGATGGGCCGCTGGAATACGAGGCCCTGCTGACCTTTCTGTCCTCCTGTGCCCATAGCCCGACCTTGACCATTATCGGCACCAGGGCGCCACACCTGAGCGGCGATATCGCCTACCTGCTCATGCCACACAATTGGGAGAACGGCCTGGATGAGTCGCTGGCCTGGAAGACCGATGTGCTGGTAGCCCACGATCGCACCGAACAGCGCATCCAGCTCCGCACCCTGCCGCGTCGGGCCTGGGACCTGCGGCTGGTAGTGGCCGGCGCGGCCAGGCGCAAGCTGGAAACCTGGCTGGGGTTGCGTAAAACCCGCTACCTGTTCTCGCCGGTATGGCGGGATGAAGCCCGGATCACCGCGGCCATAGTTGCCGGGGCTTCCATTGTGCAGGTTGGCACCGGATACCTGGATTTTGCCGTTGGCAGGTGGCTGGTGGTATACGATGCCTGGGATCACTTCGAGATCCGCACCATCACCGGCATTGGCATCAATTACGTGGCCGTGGACGCGCCCTTTGCCGAGGAGTGGCCGGAGGGTTCGCTGGTGGCGCCCTGCCGCTACGGCATCGGCATCGAGCAGCGGCGGGTGTCCCGCTTCACCGAGAGCGTGGGCGATTATCGCATCCGCTTCGAGGCTCGCGACGAGTCGGCCATGCCGGCCATCGCCACGCCCGATACCTACCGCGACCTGGTGGTGTGCCCCTTCGTGCCCTCGTGGACGGGCGGCGAAGAGACCTGGGACAACAAGTGGGTGCGGCTGGATAACGATACCGGCGTCATCGAGTTCGATATCCAGGCCATCGAGCCGGTGCTGTCCAGGGCGGCCCAGTTCCGCCTGATCGGCCGGGTCGGGATCGACACCTTCCTCCGCTTTCTCTTTTACTGCGCCGGGCGACTTTCGCCTTTCTGGCTGGCGGCCACGGATCGCGGGTTTGAACTGGCCCTGCCCGCACCGGCAGGCGCCACAGCCATCACCATCGGCAATATCGGCTATGAGTACGCGTTTTCCGGGTCACCGGCCCGTGAGCATATCGAGATGATCGCCACGGACGGCACGATCATCCGCCGGCGGATCATGGCGGTGGAAACCCTGCCCACCGGCGAGGAACAGCTCACCCTGGACAGCGGCCTGCCGATGGATATCTCGGCCTCGACCCTCAACCGCTGCGCCTGGCTGGAACTGTGCCGGCTGGACAGCGATGCGATCGATCTCAAGTGGTGGGGCCATGACTGCGTGGACGCCACCCTGCCCATCGTGGTGCTGCCATGAGTTACACCGCCCGCGAGCAATCGGCCTACGACGGCCATCCCCTGGAACTGTACCGCTTCGCCCTGGGCGGAGAGCAATGGCTCTACACCAGCGCCGATCATGAGGTTGCCTACGGGGCCGACCTTTATCAACCGGCATTCATCAAGCGGGGCGGCTTCACCAGGGGCGGCGACACCCGCAAGTCGACCATCGAGATCGAGGTGGCCGCCGGAAACCCGGTGGCCCTGCTGTTCCGCACCGGTTGGCTGGCCGCGACCATGGTGGTTACCATCTTCCGCCACCACCACGAGGATTCGGAGTTTTCCGTGCTGTGGAAAGGCCGGGTCACCGGCTGCCGGTGGTCCGGATCAATGGCCACCCTGACCAGCGATAGCGTGTTCACCCTGTTTCGCCGAGCCGGGCTGCGACGGGTCTATCAGATCGGCTGTCCGCATGCCCTGTACGGGCCGGGCTGCGGCCTTAACGCCAATGCCTGGCGGGTGCAGTCGACCATCTCGGCGGTGGCAGGCAACCAGGTAACCGTGGCCGGCGCCGGGGCCTATCCCGGCGGCTGGTTTGCCGGCGGCATGCTCCTGGCCGGGGCCGAGTACCGGCTGATCACCGCCCACAGCGGCAATATCGTCATCCTGGTCGATGCCGTCGACAGTGCCGTGGCCGGTGGACCGGTGAGTTTATGGCCTGGGTGCGACCGGGCCATGGCCACCTGCAACAACCGGTTCGGCAATCTCGACAACTACGGCGGACTGCCGTTCCTGCCCGCCAAGAATCCGTTTTCCGGCGACGCCCTGGTCTGAGGAGGTAACGAGATGTGGCAACTGGTGGTATGGATCGGCCTGCAGATCGTCTCGGCCCTGTTGTTCCGGCCGAAAAGCAACAATCAGGCCAACATCACGCCCGGCGAGGTGTCGGCCACCACCGTGGATGCCTCCGGGCCGGTGCCGGTGCTATTCGGGACCCGGCTGATCACCGGCGCCAACTGCATCTGGTACGGCGATGTCGGCACCACGCCGATTGTCAGGTGTAATAGGGGGAAGAAGTGATGGATCGGAGGGTGTATTTTTGGCATTTGAAGGCCCTGGGCTACTGCAACCGGCAGATGCGGGTGTGGTGCAAGAGCCATGGCATTTCCTGGCGTGGCCTGATCAACGATGGCATCGATGCCGACCATCTGCTCTCCATCGATGATTCGGCCATGGCTCAGGCTGCCGTGGCCTTTGCCGAGGCGTCCGACTGGTCGGCAACGCCAATGCCCGGCGGTACAGTGATTGCAAAAAAATGTCTGTGAGGTGAGGTGTGGGTGGCGGAAAGAAACAGTGCGCAACAGTAGGCTTCCGATACTATGCCGGGCTGCATCTGGTGTTCTGCCATGCCATGGACTACCTGCTCAAAATACGGGTCGGGGAAAAAGAGGCCTGGACCGGAGTGGTGGGCGGCAATACCGCCATCCGCATCAACCAGCCGAATTTGCACGGCGGCGAGGAACGCGAGGGGGGCGTGGTCGGTACGGTGGATGTCTGCTTCGGCGGCGCCGACCAGGGTCGCAACGGCTATCTCCAGTCGGTGCTGGGGGCCTACATCCCGGCCTTCCGGGGGTTGTTCGGTCTGGTGGTGCGCAAGAGCATGCTGTCGGCCAACAATCCCTACATCAAGGAGTGGTCGATTCTCGGTCGTCACAGCCGCATCGGCTGGCGGGACGATCTGGCCGACATCGTCGCCCCCGACGGCCACGTTGATATGAACCCGGCACACATCCTCCTGGAGGCCCTGACCAACACCACCTGGGGCGGCCTGGGCTATCCGTTGGCCGACATCGATCTGCCCAGCTTCCAGACCGCCGCTATTCTGCTCAATGTGGAGGGATTCGGGCTGTCGCTCCTCTGGGCCAAGAACACCAGCATCGAGGAGTTCATCAAGATCATCTGCGACCACATCGATGCCAAGGTGTTTTACAGCCACGTCACCGGCCTGCTCAAGATCAAGCTGATCCGCAACGATTACAACATCGGCGCCCTGCCTATCCTCAACGAGTCAAACATCATTGAGCTGGTCGACTTCACCGGCCCGGCCGCCACCGAAGCTGTCAATCAGGTCACGGTCAACTGGGTCGACCGCGACAACCAGCCGCAGGCGGTGACCGTGCAGGATATCGCCGGCCTGGCCCGCACCAATGGCCAGGTCAACGCCGTGACCCTCGATTTTGTCGGTATCGCTTCACCGACCCTGGCGGCTGCGGTGGCCGGCAGGGAACTGCAGCAGTTGTGCATGCCCATCGCCTCGTGCACCCTGGTGATCAATCGCACCCAGAGCCGGCTGGAGCCGGGCGACTGCTTCAATTTTACCTGGGGTCCGCTGGGGATCGCCAACATGGCCATGCGGGTCGACACGGTCGAAGTGGGCCTGCACACCGACAGCCAGCTCCGGATCACGGCGGTGCGCGATGTCTACGGACTGGGGGCGATCAACCTGACCACGCCCGAATCC
It includes:
- a CDS encoding phage tail protein, whose product is MDYLLKIRVGEKEAWTGVVGGNTAIRINQPNLHGGEEREGGVVGTVDVCFGGADQGRNGYLQSVLGAYIPAFRGLFGLVVRKSMLSANNPYIKEWSILGRHSRIGWRDDLADIVAPDGHVDMNPAHILLEALTNTTWGGLGYPLADIDLPSFQTAAILLNVEGFGLSLLWAKNTSIEEFIKIICDHIDAKVFYSHVTGLLKIKLIRNDYNIGALPILNESNIIELVDFTGPAATEAVNQVTVNWVDRDNQPQAVTVQDIAGLARTNGQVNAVTLDFVGIASPTLAAAVAGRELQQLCMPIASCTLVINRTQSRLEPGDCFNFTWGPLGIANMAMRVDTVEVGLHTDSQLRITAVRDVYGLGAINLTTPESSLWTNPINAPAAAVRRRVSEITWWQFVQEYGESAAVMAELDDTSTMVICYCHRPSADAINYEMWTRNTGGEWVHQDTDSFPWVGSLAAAVGPEVESTLVMLDAIDSNLVRAGAYAALGDELVAITGVDAAAGTITVDRGVLDTIPVSHAEGAYLWCHESLFGLDRTARVSGESVDVRILPSTAMGRLSLADAPTNSLLTVGRMMRPYPPGNVRINGSRWPVSIGAAEELIVTWAHRDRITQTVSLVSQDTGNFGPEAGVTYTLRIYGETGTLLRTVTGVTGTAYTYASADEIADSGLGRLNTSLRVELESVRGSLVSLQLWDLAVARS
- a CDS encoding phage BR0599 family protein; protein product: MSYTAREQSAYDGHPLELYRFALGGEQWLYTSADHEVAYGADLYQPAFIKRGGFTRGGDTRKSTIEIEVAAGNPVALLFRTGWLAATMVVTIFRHHHEDSEFSVLWKGRVTGCRWSGSMATLTSDSVFTLFRRAGLRRVYQIGCPHALYGPGCGLNANAWRVQSTISAVAGNQVTVAGAGAYPGGWFAGGMLLAGAEYRLITAHSGNIVILVDAVDSAVAGGPVSLWPGCDRAMATCNNRFGNLDNYGGLPFLPAKNPFSGDALV